The window gcatcaaaaataaaagtttttgtttacgtgtgtgtactgtgtatatttatatgtatatataaatgcacacatgcatatatatttaagaaaaatgttataatatgaatataaatatatatacatggaataatttttaatatatatgctgTATGCTTGTGTACTTGTATATACATaagaaatatacacagtacacctgtaaaaaaaactaattttgaatgtgattaatcgattgacggcatgaatgatttctgaatctAAAGTTTCATGTAACATTAAAGACTTAAGTaaaatggctgctgaaatttcagctttgtcatcacaggaataaatatttttttttaaatatattaaagtagaatactgttaatttaaattattaaaaaaaaataaatataaaaaagagacttgtttcaaaaaaagtaaattatctTTTTGACCCCGAACTTTTGAACTGTGTGTATCCGCTTTGTTCTTTAACGCTTAAGTAAGcgtatgggtgagacttccggttcattagccgctataggcaAATtaggagaagaataacaatgtgcagtaaactgtaaaactgcactacaaaccagtgcgtattaattaagataatacattaaaataatatattaagacacaccagtttgcaataccaagcagcaaaaccagctgtttggtacagctaaaaatagttgGACGCCACACCGGAAGCCTGagccataaaatttacaaatggccgcgtcCACTCTTACGGAAAGAGCAAGGtggatattttttatatattgtgaAACTGAATAAGccgtatttttaaattaattagtgtTTTGCATGAGTGAATTCAGTAGTGCGGTCTAGAAGAGCGGGTCGTTTTCTGATTTCCACAGGCGGCTTTTCCCCCCAAACAGACAGGGAAGTTTATGGTTGGCCTTCATCACCACAGCAACTGTGCAGGAATCTGGTTTTCTAATGGCCTCGCACCAGGGCGGGTAATCGACTGGCTGCTTTCCACTAGAGGACAATAAAGAACAATGAGCTCCAATATCAGCTGCATGTTGAGTGCTTGTAGTCATGTAAGTATTATGAGAAACTCACTGTTCACAGCAGCCCACTCCGAAAGGCTcgaaacacacacactggaaACATTCGTCATCTATCCAGGCCTCCCCGATGTCAAATACACGGCCGTTGTGTTCACAGCTGGCTGCAGAGAAAAGGTGATCATTAACAATTTAAGTCACATGTAACGTTAATATTTACCCCAAcctatgtattttttgtttattccaGTTTACCTTTTGCGTTGAAGTAGCATTCTCCACTGCTGGATACTCCATGACAGAGCTGGAAGATGCTAACCACGCAAAACACAGCTAGTAAAACGTTCATCTCGTTTGTCTGCATGTCTACAAGGAAAAATGGAGGGTAAATTAGCAACTACACATGTATTCTCAGTTGTGTGAATGATTGGATTCAGCTGCTGTGAGCTACCAGTGTGTTTTTAATAGCATGTATAAATTGCATCAAAATAATGTTAAGTCATTTTCACTGACAGGATACTGTAAGTTTACTATTAGGAgcgttttaatacattttattgctACAATGAATGTATGCTTAACCAATACTTACAAGATTGTGTGGTATTgttggttattttaaaataaagtgttatatTTAGGCAAATGCAGTACAAAATGGCTCATTGCAGGgcattaattaaatgtttaaaaggtTTTGCTTTGTTCATGTTATCAGAATGTTAGATcacattattgttgttgttacatGGTggataaaaatagcatttattctATGCAAAACATTGACAAGACAGCATTTAacaaagtgattttaaaatttattcctaTTTATTATCTCAtctttttcttgtcattttttcCCGTTATTTAGCGTAAAATGGAGCAAATAGCTGTGTATTTTGAATACATCACCAATAGATATTAGGGAAGCcagatattatttaaatgaaagttAATAACTTTAATcaaattgaatattttattgtcattaaaagtagcatttattCCATACGAGACATTTACAAGACAGAATGTAACAAAGTGAgagaaaaagatttttgaaattgattcCTATTTATCATCTCATCTTTTTCTTGTCCTTTTTTCCCGTTATTTTTGCGTAAAATGGagcatatatttgtatattcaaAGTAGGGAAGCCAGATATGATTTAAATGAAAGCTAATAACTTTAACCTAAttgaatattttgtcattataaagtgggtttcatttataaaatgtgcaaaaatgtaCATGTACAATGGCTTGCCATGGGCCAGTACCCTTAAAGGGATATCTTTGTACATTCTTTACCCCTAAAGCAAGTGTATTAGTAAATAAGAGTAGTAATAAGTGCTCTTATAGTACTATTATGAACACTTTATAGGGGTAAAGAGGGTACAAAGATGAGGGTATTCCCCCAGTGGCAAGCTGTTGTATCCCTGAAAGTACATTGAGTGTATTAAAGGTGCTATACAAataacgtttattattattattttacatattatgttCTTAATGACTTTTGAAATCTGTTTAGCATCACATTGTTAAAGTGATAAtgtaaaaagaaagacagattaGTTTCTTACCTTTCAGGATTCCTCccttttccctcttttcctgtTTCCGTCCTCTGTCCTCGTCTGGTGTTTTCTGTCTGGAAGTGTGTTCATGTGTTCTCTCTGATGCTCTGTCACACAGCAGCTTTATATACCTGCATCTCTCTCCTCTCATCTTCACCTCTCCCCCACTCTGTCATTTATGTTTATCCTCACTCTATTCTTTCTGTCTTTGTACACAGAATGTTTTACTGCTGATAAGATGGGTGAACCTAAATTCCTAGgttttctattatattatattttattatattatattattttatattatagtgATGTATTTTTACAAGCATAATtgccaaaaatatttatataaattggCTTCAGCAACTTAACTTGCATATTTGTACTAAAACAAGTcttttgcattatattatattatattattccatggtctgtctgaatactggattctggttggctggcaggtatgcagtAAAACCGTTTAATGCACATGTAGTTCCAAATGATTTTAATCACGTTCTATATTAATCCACTGCTTTAATTGATGCACTCAAACACACTCAGAGAGAGAGGTCGGAGATCGCAGATTGCACTGCGCGCACACATAGACTTGTTATCAATGCTTCCCCGcgattttcattaataaaataataataattagcctagattttaaatgcactttgtCCTTTAAATTCCATGCATTGAATGCAATCCTTTAATGCACTGCAAGCTGTTGATTATCCCttgcatatattatattatattatattatattatattatattatattagattatattagattatattagattagattatagtgatgtatttttacaaacataattgccaaaatatttttaatacattttgaatctTTGGCTTCATCAACTTAAAAACATTGCATATTTGCACTAAAACAAGTCTTGtcgtatattatattatattatattatagtgatgtatttttacaaacataattaccaaacatatttaaattgcatatttGTACGAAAACAAGTcttttgcattatattatattatattatattatattatattatattatatattatattatattatattatattatattattagtgatgtatttttacaaacataattgccaaaccatttttaatacattttgaattggCTTCAGCAACTTAAAAACATTGCATATTTGCACTAAAACAAGCCttgttgtatattatattatattatattatatattttagaaacattattgccaaagcatttttaataaattggctTTAGCAACTTAAAAACGTTGCCTATTTGTACTAAAACAAGTCTTGtggtattatattatattatattatattatattatattatttttacaactaTAATTGCCAGTCAAAAACATTGCATATTAGTACTCTATTGAAGTCTTGTTTCAAGATTGCACTACTTAcatgtcttttttcatttatatgttgCTTTTTCAGTAGTTACATAATTGTAAAGGTGTCTGCTTCTGGTTTATACTTACCTCATACATTGCCTTttcagaggtcagaggtcacattATAACTTTTAGATTCTGATGATATCTGACTTGACATCGGAGAGGTCACTCACCGGATTGTGTTTAAATCATCAGGGTTGACGTCACTGTCTGagtctgcgtgtgtgtgtgttaaacgGCATCTGTACACACAGTTTTGTCTGCATGCACACAGATAACATGCTGTTGTGTGTTCCATAAACTTGCACTCACATGCAAACATGAGTATTTGACGTCACTAATCGCTCCTGCAACCTCTGTGTGTCTGACTGGATGTATTTCTTTGTCATTCATTAGTGAACATAGAAATCTTTCTGGATGTTTATTGTTGTGGCAGTGAGATGTGGATAAAGTCATTAGCTCAGGGGCTTCAGATAACCGAGTGTAAAGAGATGTTTGGGAAGACAAGATTGTGTTTGTGCAATTGTCTTTTATTGTCTGCCTTGTCTCAATCTTTACAGCGCTGCTAACGCAAACACACCTGCTGCACACTATattgttacacacacacattcatactaACCTCTCTTGCTACAAAGGCTTTAACCAAATTATACACATAACGGTGTTAGACGGATGTGCACAGAACACATACTTGTTCctcaaactaaaactaaacaggGATGATGAATGTTTTGGAACTTAAAatagaatattataataatgtacaCTATAATTCAAAAAGTGTTGGGTCAGtgttttcttaatgtttttgaaagaagtctttaatgctcaccaaggctgcatgcatttgtttgatcaaaatactgtaaaaacagtagttGTGTGAAATTTTTACTTGCTCCGAATTTAGAATCCTGTACAAAATTGTAATCCTTTCAATCCTTTTGTACCAGTCTCATCCAGATTTGAAAACCgcattgttattgttttaagcAGTCAGTCCTGCTCTGCTTGGTCTAaactaatacaataaaaacttttgattaaattGGCTTCAGGAAACTAAAAACATTGCATATTTGTACTAAAATAAGTCGTTTTGtatattaaatactaaaaatactaaactaTCTCTTATATTTCCCTGTTCTCATAAACATTGCTCTCAAAACAAAACCTTTCAGTTTGGTTTGAAAACTTCAACGGTTGCCAGCAAAGGTAAGTgcctttaaaactgaattttttattaaaaattaaaaaccggtttttgtttggtttgcaATGATCTGTTTCactaaaatgttgcatttgGAAGATTTCATGCATTGAGActagaaaaacacaaattaagcaaTGCTGGCAAGCAGTCACTGTACAGTTCAGAACAAATCGAAACTAACTGAAACAAACTGAATattcataacatttaaaaatttcatttttacagaTGTCTGAGGAAAATCAAAGTGAATGGTAATACTGCATACATTTTAGATACCAGGGAAATCATTTTTGCTCCTTTTCAGTCATGCGGTATCACATGACATCCAAGATAGTTCACATATAAATTTTATCCAGTATATGATGGAGTTGTTATGAAACCTTTGTGAACAGTCCTTTCTGTGCTTGATTTCTGCAGCGTTACAGTGAGAATCGGACATTCACTGAACAAGGCAGAGAAGAACCATGTGACCAGTAGGAGAGAATTGGCTCTGGAGTGTCTTAAAAGACACGCCATACAGTGTAGCCTGGTAAGTCTCAGCTGTTCAAAGACTATTTCATTCTGCTATTTGTAAACCCTAtaaactaattttattattaataaaagcaGTGATACATTAGTGGGTTATTTCATCCTAAACCTGTAAATGAACCTGAatgaattgcaaaaaaataaataaataaataaaaaaaacaacaaagccAAATTCATTCTTTGTTGACTCCTTACAGAAGAGGgggcattttatatttagttacttaaagagatagtcattaattactcaccctcattccaaacccgcaagacgtttgttcatcttcggaacataaattaagatatttttgatgaaatccaagagctttctgaccctgcatagacagcaacacaactgacacattcaaggcccagaaaggtagttaggacatcgttaaaatagttcatgtgacatcagtggcttaACCAtagtgttatgaagctacgagaatacaaaaataacaactttatgcaacgatttcttctcttctgtgtcagtcaaCACATTTACGACGTTACCATGAAGCATGTGCATGCGTGGATTAACGCACAGGCTTGCCCCCGATTGGCCAGACTATTTTTAGAGGCCAAGCACCGAACTCTCTAGcaccaccacttgtccaaaatttcaatcattttatgctaataacttttgaaccgtaaggcacagaaagaaatttttcttggcttatgccgagtcaaatggacaccaaaatttaaaaatcgtaaggtttagttttttcgctatttttaatagttcgtAAAACTTACTTTTTCAAATTCATCCTAGACGGTTTGCCTGATTtttaccaaaattggctcagatcatcttcagaccatgctggcaaaaagttaagGAATGATTTGTCAAATCGTTCTCGAATAATGTGCAAACGAATTGTATGAAAAGCGcacaaaaatggatgtgaggctatattTCTGCAACGGTTTGGCGTATTgggaccaaacttggtgtgtgttataacaagcatggtcggaggctacctgcagtgtttcggcgcagtgccacctagtggtcaggagatatgaaaaatggcaatttttgcttataacttctcaATGGTTTGACCAAAATTGGTCTCTTTTGGAGGAGCATAACGAGTCAAACCAtacccaattttcccatgtcagccattttgggtgtcggccattttgaattttgtcataaaatgctatatttttcGAACGCATTGACATATTGTTATGAAATTTGGTATGTGTCTCCGGCACCttgccctgacagtactcaaaaagtttggagCCAGCATCACCTTGTGgttaaaagttataataaaattttgaaaaatgctaataacttttgtttaaattagcatattgtaatgaaactggtcttgatatattccttgggtcatgctgagaacattGATATCAATTATGccaaaattggccaaacttTCTGTCCgccatttttaataatgttgaaaacctacttttttgaactcctcctagactgttggtccgattttcaccaaaatcaagtcagatcatcttcagacaatgctggcaaaaagttatggattttgtgtcgatataCAAAACCGTTTTcatttagcgcatcaacgaatttgctggaaagatgccaaagtGTATCtcaggctgtatctctgcaaagctttgacacattgacaccaaattttttATGTGCCaatgtcacctcacactgaccacgtAATCTAtttgtcaaaagtgataagccactGAATCATATTACTagtggttgtatttatgatttttcagccattttgactaaaatcatcttaaaatggttttaattaCTCATTGCTGCAGTTGGTCAAGAATTTGTGCGATCCTTAAatcgaaaccgaaagtaaaatgtgcatgcGCATT of the Labeo rohita strain BAU-BD-2019 chromosome 19, IGBB_LRoh.1.0, whole genome shotgun sequence genome contains:
- the msmp2 gene encoding prostate-associated microseminoprotein produces the protein MQTNEMNVLLAVFCVVSIFQLCHGVSSSGECYFNAKASCEHNGRVFDIGEAWIDDECFQCVCFEPFGVGCCEHGKQPVDYPPWCEAIRKPDSCTVAVVMKANHKLPCLFGGKSRLWKSENDPLF